A DNA window from Paenibacillus andongensis contains the following coding sequences:
- a CDS encoding WGxxGxxG-CTERM domain-containing protein, whose translation MITLHNYYMPKGDLKQVKKFRTITLAVALTTALSFGATSAMANTVMGTTPSATPGTMGTGTTTTSGYTGSNYDATTGITGTTSTTGTTGTTGTTGPYTGYGTGTGSYSGTGTGTGVIGHINQYSNNMMDRMSIKGTPGTHTGNYDTSSYRTYATTTTDGNRTNWGWLGLLGLLGLTGLRGKDKRRDEAR comes from the coding sequence ATGATAACTTTGCATAACTATTACATGCCGAAAGGGGATTTGAAACAAGTGAAAAAGTTTCGTACAATTACTTTGGCGGTAGCTTTGACAACAGCATTAAGCTTTGGGGCAACCAGTGCAATGGCTAACACAGTAATGGGGACAACGCCAAGTGCAACACCAGGAACTATGGGGACAGGAACTACGACAACATCGGGATATACAGGAAGTAATTACGATGCTACAACGGGTATAACGGGTACAACTAGCACAACAGGTACAACTGGTACAACTGGCACAACTGGGCCCTATACGGGATACGGTACTGGCACAGGTTCCTATTCCGGTACTGGAACAGGTACTGGTGTTATTGGTCACATCAATCAATATAGCAACAATATGATGGATCGAATGAGTATTAAGGGTACACCCGGTACACACACTGGGAATTATGATACTTCATCTTATCGAACTTATGCGACTACAACAACAGACGGTAATCGTACGAATTGGGGCTGGCTTGGTCTCTTAGGTCTTTTAGGCTTAACAGGCCTAAGAGGTAAAGACAAACGAAGAGATGAAGCTAGATAA
- a CDS encoding TIGR01212 family radical SAM protein (This family includes YhcC from E. coli K-12, an uncharacterized radical SAM protein.): protein MSTIIQESPQLWGDKRFHTWNYEMREAFGGKVFKVMLDAGFTCPNRDGSIATGGCTFCSARGSGDFAGSRRDDLVTQFNKIRDLQHQKWPEAKYIGYFQAYTNTYAPVQELREYYEVILKQPGVVGLSIATRPDCLPDDVIEYLAELNERTYLWVEMGLQTVHESTSELINRAHDTQCYLDAVAKLRKHNIRTCAHIIYGLPGETHEMMLDTGRAVAQMDVQGIKIHLLHLMRKTPMVKQYEAGLLQFLEKDEYVKLIVDTLEFLPPEMIVHRLTGDAPRDLLIGPMWSLKKWEVLNAFDSLLKERNTWQGKLWKGKAD, encoded by the coding sequence ATGTCTACAATTATTCAGGAGTCGCCTCAATTATGGGGAGACAAACGTTTCCATACATGGAATTATGAAATGCGTGAAGCTTTTGGCGGGAAGGTTTTTAAAGTCATGTTGGATGCAGGCTTTACTTGTCCCAATCGCGATGGCAGTATCGCAACCGGGGGGTGCACATTTTGCAGCGCGCGGGGGTCAGGTGATTTCGCTGGAAGCCGCCGTGATGATTTGGTTACCCAATTTAATAAGATTCGTGATCTCCAGCATCAGAAATGGCCGGAAGCCAAATATATCGGCTACTTTCAGGCCTACACCAATACGTATGCACCCGTCCAGGAGCTGCGGGAATATTATGAAGTTATTTTAAAGCAGCCAGGCGTTGTGGGCTTATCCATTGCGACCAGACCGGATTGTCTACCGGATGATGTTATTGAATACTTGGCAGAGTTGAATGAACGTACCTATCTATGGGTCGAAATGGGCCTTCAAACTGTACACGAATCAACCTCTGAACTCATCAATCGGGCTCATGATACGCAATGCTATCTGGATGCGGTTGCCAAGCTTCGAAAGCATAATATCCGTACCTGTGCACACATTATATATGGTTTACCAGGGGAGACCCACGAAATGATGCTGGACACCGGACGAGCCGTCGCTCAAATGGATGTTCAGGGCATTAAAATCCACTTGCTTCATTTAATGCGTAAAACACCTATGGTGAAACAATACGAAGCTGGCTTGCTTCAGTTTCTGGAAAAAGACGAATATGTGAAGCTTATCGTAGATACACTCGAATTTCTGCCACCGGAAATGATTGTCCATCGCCTTACTGGAGACGCTCCCCGTGATCTATTGATTGGTCCGATGTGGAGCCTCAAAAAGTGGGAAGTATTGAATGCTTTTGATAGCCTTTTAAAAGAAAGAAATACTTGGCAGGGTAAGCTTTGGAAGGGGAAAGCTGACTAA
- a CDS encoding c-type cytochrome, whose product MMMKRAQAAIVGMMLVVAGCGGEPASVAVTPSTVAPPSSPTAAVSAPPVAAATATPAAATVQPTASSTPQPSAAATAKPTAAAATPAVKETAAAKPAVKETAAPAPASAAPSPSAKPADGGTSTAAQAQVLYKDNCMSCHGAGLAGDFGPNLTKVGSRKTKDEIIAQILGGKGDMPPFKSALKSEEIEVLAAWLADKK is encoded by the coding sequence ATGATGATGAAACGGGCGCAAGCAGCTATTGTTGGGATGATGCTAGTTGTTGCTGGATGTGGAGGAGAGCCGGCGTCGGTTGCTGTGACGCCAAGTACTGTGGCGCCGCCTTCGTCACCGACGGCGGCAGTAAGTGCGCCGCCGGTTGCTGCGGCGACAGCAACACCCGCAGCCGCTACGGTGCAGCCGACGGCAAGCAGCACTCCGCAGCCGAGCGCAGCGGCGACAGCGAAACCGACTGCTGCAGCGGCTACGCCAGCAGTGAAAGAGACGGCTGCGGCGAAGCCGGCCGTGAAAGAGACGGCTGCGCCAGCGCCTGCCAGCGCGGCGCCATCCCCATCCGCCAAGCCTGCGGATGGCGGGACCAGCACCGCAGCGCAGGCGCAGGTGCTGTACAAGGACAACTGCATGTCCTGCCACGGGGCAGGGCTTGCAGGCGACTTCGGACCGAACCTGACGAAGGTCGGTTCGCGCAAAACCAAGGATGAGATCATAGCGCAAATTCTGGGAGGTAAAGGCGATATGCCACCTTTCAAAAGCGCATTGAAATCCGAAGAAATCGAAGTGCTGGCTGCATGGCTAGCAGACAAAAAATGA
- a CDS encoding class I SAM-dependent methyltransferase: MGFVSVLSFAHQLINQRAQPGDTVVDATLGNGVDALFLAKLVGTRGSVYGFDIQQQALDQTKMRLEKELPDASSCVHMSLCSHALMEAAVPQDRHGKVAAVTFNLGYLPGADPATITKQESTIPALEAALRLLRKGGIVTIVLYSGHDGGSEEAAAVESWAQRLPLAAVQVLRYQFMNTSQHAPYLLALEKR, from the coding sequence ATGGGTTTTGTTTCGGTACTAAGTTTTGCTCATCAATTAATTAATCAGCGGGCTCAGCCGGGCGATACGGTCGTCGATGCGACCCTTGGCAACGGCGTGGATGCCTTATTCTTAGCGAAGCTAGTGGGCACCCGCGGCAGCGTGTACGGCTTCGATATCCAGCAGCAAGCGCTGGATCAAACAAAGATGCGTCTGGAGAAAGAACTTCCAGACGCATCTTCTTGTGTACACATGAGCCTATGCAGCCATGCGCTCATGGAGGCGGCAGTGCCGCAAGACCGTCACGGGAAGGTCGCCGCGGTCACGTTCAATCTCGGCTATCTGCCCGGTGCCGATCCGGCAACCATTACGAAGCAGGAATCCACGATTCCTGCTCTCGAAGCTGCCCTCCGCCTGCTCCGCAAAGGCGGTATCGTGACCATCGTGCTCTACAGCGGACACGATGGAGGCTCGGAAGAAGCTGCGGCCGTCGAAAGCTGGGCCCAGCGCCTTCCCCTCGCAGCCGTTCAGGTGCTGCGTTACCAATTCATGAATACCAGCCAGCATGCTCCCTATCTCTTAGCTCTAGAAAAAAGATAG
- a CDS encoding type I phosphomannose isomerase catalytic subunit yields MKSYPLQFQPEMKERVWGGRALEKFGFQLPEGAIGEGWMIGDHPNGTTKVINGELAGLGLDEIREKYGKTLFGTKGFSEKNGRFPLLIKLLDCEDDLSVQVHPNDHYKNLAAGELGKTEMWYILDAKPGAKIIYGMQEGVTRESLAQAIAENRILDCLQEVPVEAGDSFYIPAGTVHALGAGVLVAEIQQNSDTTYRLYDYNRPGLDGKPRDLHIEDSLNVIAYEGSGSTRMKTDLNEAGTWLTLAESPFFTVEKGLVGPKWELSTSPESFVILVIADGNGTLQWADGSITTKPGDCFLLPANLGSYALEGSMTVIRSYLP; encoded by the coding sequence GTGAAATCATACCCGCTTCAATTTCAACCTGAAATGAAAGAACGTGTCTGGGGTGGAAGAGCCCTAGAAAAGTTTGGTTTTCAACTTCCAGAAGGCGCTATTGGCGAAGGCTGGATGATTGGCGATCACCCAAATGGAACAACGAAGGTGATTAATGGCGAATTAGCAGGCCTTGGTCTAGACGAAATTCGCGAGAAGTACGGCAAAACATTATTCGGTACAAAAGGATTTTCCGAGAAAAACGGCCGCTTCCCTCTACTCATCAAGTTATTGGATTGCGAAGACGACCTTTCCGTACAAGTACATCCAAACGATCATTACAAGAATTTGGCTGCCGGCGAGCTAGGCAAAACAGAGATGTGGTACATCCTTGATGCTAAGCCCGGCGCCAAAATTATATATGGCATGCAAGAAGGCGTTACACGTGAAAGCTTAGCTCAAGCAATCGCAGAGAACCGTATTTTGGATTGTTTGCAGGAAGTGCCTGTTGAAGCCGGTGATTCCTTCTACATCCCAGCAGGAACGGTCCATGCCCTCGGCGCAGGTGTTCTAGTTGCCGAGATTCAGCAAAATTCCGATACGACCTATCGTTTGTACGATTATAATCGTCCGGGACTCGACGGTAAACCTCGTGATCTTCATATTGAAGATTCACTCAATGTTATCGCGTATGAAGGCTCCGGCTCCACACGAATGAAAACAGATTTAAATGAAGCCGGTACTTGGTTAACGCTCGCCGAATCGCCTTTCTTCACCGTGGAAAAAGGCCTTGTAGGACCGAAATGGGAGCTAAGCACCTCCCCTGAAAGTTTCGTCATCCTTGTTATTGCAGACGGTAACGGAACCCTCCAGTGGGCCGATGGCAGCATCACCACGAAGCCAGGCGACTGCTTCCTGCTTCCTGCCAATCTTGGCAGCTATGCACTAGAAGGCAGCATGACGGTTATTCGCAGCTACTTGCCATAA
- a CDS encoding IMP dehydrogenase, protein MATYYLEPSRTFSEFLLIPNLTTKECTPANVKLKTPLVKFKKGEEPAISLNIPFSSAVMQAVSDDGMAIALARSGGISFIFGSQSIEEEALMVRKVKGYKAGFVVSRSNLTPQHTLSDVLALKEETGHSTVAITDDGTANGKLLGIVTGRDYRTSRDPLDRQIHQFMTPFDKLIYGKSGITLSEANNLIWDHKLNCLPIVDEHQKLDTLVFRKDYDEHKENPMELLDANKSYIVGAGINTKDYKERVPALVEAGVDILVIDSSDGYSEWQRETVQYVKENFNVKIGAGNVVDREGFLYLVESGADFIKVGIGGGSICITREQKGIGRGQASSLMEVVEARDQYFKDTGIYIPICSDGGIVHDYHITLALAMGADFVMLGRYFARFDESPTRKLKVGNNFVKEYWGEGSNRARNWQRYDTGGKNKLLFEEGVDSYVPYAGGLQENLDKTLGKIKSTMCNCGSLSLDELKNKARIALVSATSLVEGGAHDVILKESSLSEE, encoded by the coding sequence GTGGCTACGTATTACTTAGAACCATCCCGTACGTTTAGTGAGTTTTTGTTGATTCCTAATCTTACAACGAAGGAATGTACACCGGCGAATGTGAAGCTTAAGACACCGTTAGTTAAATTCAAAAAAGGCGAGGAGCCTGCAATCTCGCTCAATATCCCGTTTTCATCTGCTGTCATGCAGGCCGTATCCGATGATGGAATGGCGATTGCTTTGGCGCGGAGTGGCGGGATTTCGTTTATTTTTGGCTCGCAATCGATTGAAGAAGAAGCACTTATGGTGCGTAAAGTAAAAGGATATAAGGCAGGATTTGTCGTTAGCCGCTCCAATTTAACTCCCCAGCACACACTTAGTGATGTATTGGCGCTGAAAGAAGAAACAGGTCATTCTACGGTTGCCATTACAGATGATGGTACAGCGAACGGAAAATTGCTTGGTATCGTAACGGGGCGTGATTACCGGACAAGTCGTGACCCTCTGGATCGCCAAATCCATCAATTTATGACGCCTTTTGATAAACTGATTTACGGCAAATCAGGAATTACTTTGTCAGAGGCAAACAATTTAATCTGGGATCACAAGCTGAATTGTTTACCCATTGTGGATGAGCATCAGAAGCTCGACACTCTCGTTTTCCGCAAGGATTATGATGAGCATAAAGAAAATCCGATGGAACTGCTTGACGCTAACAAAAGCTATATTGTTGGTGCGGGGATTAATACGAAGGACTACAAAGAGAGAGTGCCTGCACTTGTTGAAGCGGGAGTAGACATTCTGGTCATCGATTCCTCGGACGGTTACAGTGAATGGCAGCGGGAAACGGTTCAGTATGTGAAAGAGAATTTCAATGTGAAGATCGGTGCAGGTAACGTTGTAGACCGTGAAGGGTTCCTTTATCTTGTGGAATCAGGAGCGGATTTCATTAAAGTCGGCATCGGCGGCGGATCTATCTGTATCACTCGGGAGCAAAAAGGGATTGGTCGCGGACAAGCCTCTTCCCTCATGGAGGTTGTTGAAGCCAGAGACCAATACTTCAAAGATACAGGTATCTACATTCCAATCTGTTCCGATGGTGGTATCGTACATGACTACCATATTACATTAGCCTTAGCCATGGGCGCTGATTTCGTCATGCTGGGTAGATATTTCGCACGGTTCGATGAGAGCCCGACCAGAAAGCTGAAAGTTGGCAACAACTTCGTGAAAGAATACTGGGGAGAAGGCTCCAATCGTGCCCGCAACTGGCAGCGTTATGATACGGGCGGCAAAAATAAGCTCTTGTTTGAGGAAGGCGTCGACTCGTATGTTCCATATGCTGGAGGCCTGCAGGAGAACTTGGACAAGACACTTGGCAAAATAAAGTCCACCATGTGCAACTGTGGATCATTAAGCTTGGACGAGCTGAAAAACAAAGCGAGAATTGCGCTCGTATCCGCAACTAGCCTTGTTGAAGGCGGAGCGCACGACGTTATTTTAAAAGAGAGCAGCTTATCCGAAGAATAA
- a CDS encoding B12-binding domain-containing radical SAM protein: MKVLVSTLNAKFIHTSLALRYLKAFCEKDFDVEITEYTIKDPVMNVVSDIYQKAPDVLGFSCYIWNIEETITIIKMIKKIRPDLLIMLGGPEVSYDTEYWMNRIPEVDFIVMGEGEETFHQLLTEISTTRKYHFVYGLAYRKGEEVVLMPGRPKLKLDDIPSPHRFAEDVPSLANRVVYFETSRGCPFSCQFCLSSIEVGVRYFDMERTKSDLLYLIDSGAKLIKFVDRTFNIKRDYAMEIFEFLIANHRGTVFQFEITADIMRPEVLDYLAENAPPGTFRFEIGVQSTNDTTNDLVQRRQNFFKLSRTVSKVKNSLKIDQHLDLIAGLPEEDYNSFRKTFNDVFELGPEELQLGFLKMLRGTGMRNDAHKYGYVYMDHAPYEILGNDILPFTDLIRIKRVEDVLEKYWNAHRMDHTVKYLIAKEFSSAFDFFQEFGDFWEGRGWQKIGHQLEDLFTRLRDFLMYRETKNMHVVLGLMKLDYFLGHKYKPRKIWWDFTLEKSEQNAYLRLLAEQPELVSGDFQSLRINEKDLHKHAMLEVLPFALQTYLQSGEIDESSKELLVVHFPPDAQQPASYYTMPLQQVAAV, encoded by the coding sequence ATGAAAGTACTTGTATCCACACTTAATGCCAAATTCATTCATACCTCCTTGGCTTTACGCTATCTAAAAGCGTTCTGCGAGAAGGATTTTGACGTTGAAATTACAGAATATACGATCAAGGACCCTGTCATGAACGTCGTTTCGGACATTTACCAAAAGGCCCCGGATGTACTGGGTTTTTCTTGTTATATTTGGAACATTGAAGAAACGATAACGATTATTAAAATGATCAAAAAGATTCGGCCAGATCTCCTGATCATGCTTGGAGGTCCCGAAGTCTCTTATGATACTGAGTACTGGATGAATCGCATTCCAGAGGTTGATTTCATTGTCATGGGTGAGGGCGAAGAGACGTTCCACCAACTGCTGACGGAAATTTCGACGACTCGCAAATATCATTTTGTTTACGGACTGGCTTATCGCAAAGGCGAGGAAGTCGTACTGATGCCAGGCAGACCTAAGCTGAAGCTGGACGATATCCCGTCTCCGCACCGTTTTGCAGAGGATGTGCCGAGTCTGGCCAATCGTGTTGTTTACTTCGAAACGAGCCGAGGCTGCCCTTTCTCCTGCCAATTCTGCTTGTCGAGTATTGAGGTCGGTGTGCGGTATTTTGATATGGAACGTACCAAGTCTGACCTGCTGTACTTAATCGACTCCGGTGCGAAGCTAATCAAATTCGTGGATCGGACGTTTAATATTAAGCGTGATTATGCGATGGAAATCTTTGAATTCCTCATTGCGAATCATCGCGGCACCGTGTTCCAGTTTGAGATTACTGCGGACATTATGCGTCCAGAAGTACTCGATTATCTGGCGGAGAATGCCCCTCCGGGTACATTCCGCTTTGAGATCGGTGTTCAATCTACGAATGACACAACCAACGATTTGGTGCAGCGCAGGCAGAACTTCTTCAAGCTGAGCCGTACGGTATCTAAGGTGAAAAATAGCTTGAAAATCGATCAGCATCTCGATCTTATTGCCGGCCTGCCGGAAGAGGATTATAATTCGTTCCGCAAGACGTTTAACGATGTCTTTGAACTAGGACCAGAAGAGCTTCAGCTCGGATTCCTGAAAATGCTGCGGGGCACCGGTATGCGCAATGACGCGCATAAATACGGCTATGTCTACATGGACCATGCGCCGTATGAGATTCTCGGCAACGACATACTACCGTTCACTGACTTGATTCGCATCAAACGGGTGGAGGATGTTCTGGAGAAATATTGGAACGCTCACCGCATGGATCATACGGTCAAATATTTAATCGCCAAAGAATTCTCCTCTGCGTTTGATTTCTTTCAAGAGTTCGGCGACTTCTGGGAAGGCCGCGGTTGGCAGAAGATTGGGCATCAGCTCGAAGATCTGTTTACCCGCTTGCGCGACTTCCTGATGTATCGTGAGACGAAGAACATGCACGTAGTCCTCGGCTTGATGAAACTGGATTATTTCCTGGGCCATAAATATAAGCCGCGTAAAATCTGGTGGGACTTCACCTTGGAGAAGTCCGAGCAGAACGCATACCTCAGGCTGCTGGCTGAGCAGCCTGAGCTCGTGAGCGGCGACTTCCAGAGCCTCCGCATCAATGAAAAAGATCTCCACAAGCACGCGATGCTTGAGGTGCTGCCTTTCGCTTTGCAGACGTATCTGCAGAGCGGAGAGATCGACGAAAGCAGCAAAGAGCTGCTTGTTGTGCACTTCCCGCCGGACGCGCAGCAGCCGGCCAGCTACTACACCATGCCGCTGCAGCAAGTGGCAGCCGTATAA
- a CDS encoding RluA family pseudouridine synthase, with protein MQKKPGKFQGPNKNQNQNSKFKQTTNQSQNPTPSKGNQELSTRQYTVKESSELLPFLIKKLSSLGRNSVKAILARGQVAVNGKAVTAYNYPLQPEQTVTINKEKIAEDIPLAGMSILHEDEDVIVIQKDAGLLSIATNTKENEITAYRQLTAHVRNHDPKARIFVVHRLDRDTSGVMMFAKNEKAQQHLQNTWQESVKERTYVALVEGMVKKPEGTISSWLKEHTKSLKMFSTPYPNDGQHAVTHYKTLQANKSFSLLEVNLETGRKNQIRVHMQDIGHPVVGDKKYGSKTKEIGRLGLHARVLAFLHPTTGQLLRFETHIPKVFLNPFKELPAKK; from the coding sequence ATGCAAAAGAAGCCAGGTAAGTTTCAAGGTCCAAATAAAAATCAGAACCAGAATTCCAAATTCAAGCAAACTACGAATCAGAGCCAGAATCCTACTCCGTCCAAAGGAAACCAAGAGTTGAGCACTCGGCAGTACACCGTTAAGGAGTCCTCTGAGCTACTCCCTTTTTTAATAAAAAAGCTTTCGAGTTTGGGTCGGAATTCGGTTAAAGCCATACTTGCCCGTGGACAAGTCGCAGTGAATGGCAAAGCCGTAACAGCTTACAACTATCCCTTACAGCCAGAGCAAACAGTCACCATTAACAAGGAAAAAATTGCCGAAGATATCCCGCTCGCTGGCATGAGCATTTTGCATGAAGATGAAGATGTGATTGTCATTCAAAAGGATGCCGGGCTATTATCTATCGCCACTAATACCAAAGAAAATGAGATTACTGCCTATCGCCAGCTCACGGCGCATGTTCGAAACCACGATCCGAAGGCTCGGATTTTCGTCGTGCATAGACTGGATCGAGATACCTCCGGCGTGATGATGTTTGCCAAAAACGAGAAGGCTCAACAGCACCTACAGAACACTTGGCAGGAGAGTGTCAAAGAGCGCACTTATGTTGCTTTAGTTGAAGGTATGGTAAAGAAGCCGGAAGGGACCATTTCCTCTTGGCTCAAAGAGCATACGAAGTCGCTGAAAATGTTTTCGACACCGTATCCGAACGATGGGCAGCACGCAGTTACGCATTATAAAACACTGCAAGCGAACAAGAGCTTTTCACTGTTAGAGGTTAATCTCGAAACCGGCCGCAAAAATCAAATCCGCGTGCATATGCAGGACATCGGCCACCCCGTTGTTGGCGATAAGAAATACGGTTCAAAAACGAAGGAAATCGGCCGTCTTGGACTTCATGCGCGTGTGCTTGCCTTTTTGCATCCGACAACGGGTCAGCTGCTGCGATTTGAGACGCATATTCCGAAGGTGTTTTTGAATCCGTTTAAAGAGTTACCAGCGAAGAAATAA
- a CDS encoding D-2-hydroxyacid dehydrogenase: MQIVVLDGYTLNPGDLDWNSLKSLGELVVYDRTAESQILERATDAEIILTNKTPLSAQMIQQLPKLRYIGVLATGYNIVDIQAAKENGIIVANVPAYSTHSVAQLVFALLLEFCHRVQQHSDSVLNGDWSESIDFSYTRSPLVELSGQTMGLIGLGQIGKQTALIAQAMGMRVIATGNGRNVPQPVEGIEWVQIDELLQHSDVVSLHCPLTPATNQLIDANRIAQMKPTAILINTARGGLLNEKDVAHALNEGRLAGAGLDVLSVEPPQPDNPLLHAKNVIITPHIAWATKEARARLMDTAIGNVRAYLDGRPVNVIG; this comes from the coding sequence ATGCAAATCGTTGTGCTTGATGGCTACACACTAAATCCCGGCGATCTGGACTGGAACAGTTTAAAATCGCTTGGCGAGCTTGTTGTCTATGATCGCACTGCTGAGTCACAGATCCTTGAGCGCGCTACTGATGCAGAGATTATATTGACGAATAAAACCCCGCTATCCGCTCAGATGATTCAACAATTGCCTAAGCTTCGCTATATCGGCGTACTTGCGACCGGATACAATATCGTTGATATTCAGGCAGCCAAGGAGAATGGCATCATTGTCGCTAACGTTCCTGCTTACAGCACGCATTCTGTTGCTCAGCTGGTCTTTGCTTTATTATTGGAGTTTTGCCATCGGGTGCAGCAGCATAGTGACAGCGTACTTAATGGGGATTGGTCTGAGTCGATTGACTTCAGTTACACCCGATCTCCGCTTGTCGAACTAAGTGGCCAAACCATGGGACTGATTGGTCTTGGACAAATCGGCAAACAAACCGCTTTGATTGCGCAGGCAATGGGAATGAGGGTTATCGCAACTGGCAACGGAAGAAATGTCCCTCAACCTGTTGAGGGGATCGAGTGGGTGCAAATCGACGAGCTGCTGCAGCACTCTGATGTCGTTAGTCTTCACTGTCCGCTGACACCGGCAACGAATCAACTGATAGATGCTAATCGGATAGCTCAGATGAAACCGACGGCTATTTTAATCAATACAGCACGAGGTGGACTGCTCAATGAGAAGGATGTCGCTCATGCTTTGAACGAAGGCAGACTAGCAGGCGCTGGTCTCGATGTGCTATCCGTAGAACCACCTCAGCCGGACAATCCTTTGCTGCATGCGAAAAATGTGATCATTACCCCTCATATTGCGTGGGCTACTAAAGAAGCAAGAGCTAGGCTGATGGATACGGCGATAGGGAATGTGCGTGCTTATCTAGATGGGCGTCCGGTGAATGTGATTGGGTAG
- a CDS encoding 1,4-dihydroxy-6-naphthoate synthase: MKIAYSPCPNDTFVFHAWAHGLIPGAPELDVLYADIDITNKLAAEGSGPDVLKISYAALPWVLKDYALLPCGGALGRGCGPLVLMKQSGAEGTAGRTETAGTMPDPAMLSGRRVAVPSERSTAYLLFRLWAAQNVPGGVGEIVVMPFHEIMPAVRDGLIDAGLVIHEARFTYPSYGLALLTDLGSWWESDTNLPIPLGAIIARRSMDLEALAGWARASVEYAWAHPEASRDYVMAHAQEMDPQVAQQHIDLYVNEFTADLGESGYGAVLTLLQRAAEEGLVPQMDYAALLK, translated from the coding sequence ATGAAGATCGCGTACTCACCTTGTCCGAACGATACATTTGTTTTCCATGCTTGGGCGCATGGATTAATCCCAGGTGCCCCTGAGCTGGATGTCTTATATGCTGACATCGATATTACGAACAAGCTGGCTGCTGAAGGCAGCGGACCGGATGTTCTCAAGATCTCTTATGCAGCATTGCCTTGGGTGCTGAAGGATTACGCACTGCTGCCCTGCGGCGGCGCCTTGGGCAGAGGCTGCGGACCGCTGGTCCTGATGAAACAGAGCGGAGCAGAGGGAACGGCCGGGAGAACGGAAACGGCCGGAACAATGCCGGACCCGGCTATGCTCAGCGGCCGCCGGGTCGCTGTGCCGAGTGAGCGCTCGACCGCGTACTTACTGTTCCGCCTCTGGGCGGCACAGAACGTTCCGGGCGGCGTTGGTGAAATCGTGGTCATGCCGTTCCACGAGATCATGCCCGCCGTGCGGGACGGCCTCATCGACGCCGGCCTCGTCATTCATGAAGCGCGCTTCACTTACCCGTCTTACGGGTTAGCGCTTCTCACAGATCTGGGCAGTTGGTGGGAGTCGGACACCAACCTGCCGATCCCACTGGGCGCCATCATTGCACGGCGCTCCATGGATCTTGAGGCGCTTGCGGGCTGGGCCCGCGCCTCGGTCGAGTACGCGTGGGCGCATCCGGAAGCTTCGCGCGACTACGTCATGGCGCACGCGCAGGAGATGGACCCGCAGGTCGCGCAGCAGCACATCGACCTGTACGTGAACGAGTTCACCGCTGATCTAGGAGAGAGCGGCTATGGCGCCGTCTTGACCTTGCTCCAGCGGGCTGCCGAGGAAGGGCTTGTGCCGCAGATGGATTATGCGGCATTGCTGAAATAA
- a CDS encoding futalosine hydrolase gives MRVLVMTAVAPERDAVQRGLGHDSRFEFALAGVGVAAAAVNGAIELAKAEYDLIIIAGIAGGFVGQAEIGSLVVASEIIAADLGVELLDGFSSLDELGFGSTRVGVAADAAERVTAALLAAGLQAQMAPVLTVATATGTSATAAKLAARVPGAAAEAMEGFGIATAAQQRGVPVLEIRAISNAIGPRDRDAWRIGDALKALEAASSVLAEVL, from the coding sequence ATGCGTGTACTTGTAATGACAGCTGTAGCTCCTGAAAGAGATGCAGTCCAGCGCGGCCTTGGCCATGACAGCAGGTTCGAATTTGCCTTAGCCGGTGTTGGAGTTGCTGCGGCAGCAGTGAATGGAGCGATAGAGCTTGCGAAAGCTGAATATGATTTGATTATTATCGCCGGTATTGCCGGCGGATTTGTAGGGCAAGCGGAGATCGGCTCGCTTGTTGTGGCGAGCGAGATCATTGCGGCTGACCTAGGCGTGGAGCTGCTGGATGGCTTCAGCAGCTTGGACGAGCTTGGCTTCGGCTCGACGCGCGTTGGTGTTGCCGCAGATGCAGCCGAGCGAGTGACGGCGGCGTTGTTAGCCGCTGGTCTGCAGGCGCAGATGGCGCCAGTGCTCACGGTGGCAACGGCCACCGGCACTTCAGCGACAGCGGCCAAGCTGGCTGCGCGCGTGCCTGGAGCGGCTGCCGAAGCCATGGAAGGCTTCGGCATTGCGACAGCTGCGCAGCAGCGCGGCGTGCCTGTGTTGGAGATCCGCGCGATCTCCAACGCGATCGGTCCTCGCGACCGAGACGCTTGGCGTATCGGTGATGCTTTGAAGGCTTTAGAAGCAGCAAGTTCAGTCCTAGCGGAGGTGCTTTAA